One stretch of Paenibacillus sp. FSL R5-0341 DNA includes these proteins:
- a CDS encoding ABC transporter permease translates to MLKLIRLEMRKHRFARNFAGAGIANIAILLFLIMIGFMDVGAEDYAYADYQTAFIIIDTFVRATFIIFAGALLSKLVISEYRNKTMNVMFTYPIQRHKIIAAKLIIVFGFTFVMIMVTDLLMGSLLLIVNQFYSFIPESLSNRDMLGLLVKYSISSLSAACMALIPLFFGMRKHSVTATMVSSILLVSIVCSGFNGSEVSIHSLIVIPLTLGAVGIWIASMSMVRLETKDVN, encoded by the coding sequence TTGCTTAAACTAATCAGACTTGAGATGCGGAAGCACCGCTTTGCACGTAATTTTGCAGGTGCAGGTATTGCCAACATAGCCATTCTTCTTTTCCTGATTATGATTGGATTCATGGATGTGGGAGCAGAAGATTATGCCTATGCCGATTACCAGACCGCCTTTATAATTATCGATACATTTGTGAGAGCGACCTTCATCATATTTGCAGGAGCTTTATTATCCAAGCTGGTGATCAGTGAGTATCGAAATAAAACCATGAACGTCATGTTCACCTATCCCATCCAGCGTCATAAAATCATCGCGGCCAAATTGATTATCGTGTTTGGTTTTACATTTGTGATGATTATGGTTACCGATCTGTTGATGGGTTCACTGCTGTTGATTGTTAATCAATTCTACTCCTTCATTCCTGAATCACTGAGCAATCGGGATATGTTGGGACTTCTGGTGAAGTACAGTATCAGTTCTTTATCGGCTGCGTGTATGGCACTCATTCCCCTATTCTTCGGTATGCGTAAGCATTCTGTTACAGCGACAATGGTCTCGTCCATTTTGCTAGTTTCGATTGTCTGCTCCGGATTCAACGGGTCGGAAGTTTCCATTCATTCGCTTATTGTTATCCCGCTGACCCTTGGAGCTGTAGGTATATGGATTGCTTCGATGTCCATGGTTCGTTTGGAGACCAAAGATGTGAATTGA
- a CDS encoding DegV family protein encodes MKKIAWVTDSTSTLDPVFAEQNHIYIVPLRIVFGEECYRETDDITSETFYEKLAEASRASSSQPPIGEFIELYESLKDKYDEIITIHCSTALSGTLHTSMQAAEIAGVTVTAIDSKAGAYPHREMIMQGLEWQKQGCSAAEIKVNIEQMIDNMSFYLIPASLQHLHRSGRVSGTQLIISQLLKIHLLLRFEEGKVVVNEKIRTFKRTKERMLDMLKLDVEKVKHVCIMHANNQEEAVTIKKQIANLLPKLKTEIMPFIPVVSIHAGAGTIGLCWIHSENGYRD; translated from the coding sequence ATGAAGAAAATTGCATGGGTCACCGATAGTACTAGTACACTGGATCCCGTTTTTGCGGAGCAAAATCATATCTACATCGTACCGCTGCGCATCGTATTTGGAGAAGAATGTTACCGGGAAACCGATGACATTACATCTGAAACGTTCTATGAAAAACTTGCGGAGGCTTCACGTGCGAGCAGTTCGCAGCCACCCATTGGCGAGTTCATTGAACTATATGAGTCGCTGAAAGACAAGTACGATGAGATTATTACGATTCATTGCTCTACTGCACTGAGCGGAACGCTGCATACGTCCATGCAGGCTGCAGAGATTGCAGGAGTGACGGTGACCGCAATTGATTCAAAGGCAGGTGCCTATCCTCACCGTGAGATGATTATGCAAGGACTGGAATGGCAGAAGCAGGGATGTTCGGCTGCCGAGATCAAAGTAAATATTGAACAGATGATTGATAACATGTCCTTTTACCTCATACCGGCCAGTCTTCAGCATCTTCACCGCAGTGGGCGGGTGTCGGGCACACAGCTGATCATCAGTCAACTGCTCAAGATCCATCTGTTGCTTCGATTTGAAGAGGGCAAAGTGGTTGTGAATGAGAAGATTCGCACGTTCAAGCGGACGAAAGAGCGTATGCTGGATATGCTCAAACTGGATGTGGAGAAAGTAAAGCATGTGTGCATTATGCATGCGAATAATCAGGAAGAAGCCGTCACGATCAAGAAGCAGATTGCCAATCTGCTCCCTAAATTAAAGACCGAGATCATGCCATTCATCCCTGTAGTAAGTATCCATGCAGGTGCAGGAACCATTGGACTGTGCTGGATACACAGCGAGAACGGATACAGAGACTAG
- a CDS encoding ABC-2 family transporter protein codes for MLYFTLASKAYSRNLQYRGAHMVHNLASAMFGYMYACLWIGIGADHTLGEYGTQGMISYIAFTQSSLWISGFLTNGLGIPLSVRTGQIALDLMRPVHLFTHLMAREWGQIAYQFVYKSIPIYLLFSIVFSLHWPSDVSTLFYAALGLVGAAYLSICMNYIIGATSMWTTESSWLHWGNHAMMNLLAGFFIPLEWLPDWLERLAWLSPYPFLLYVPTRIYLGFEDGSLLWGTLLWCVFMTLICLAITQVLRRKVEVQGG; via the coding sequence ATGCTTTATTTCACTCTGGCTTCCAAAGCCTACTCCCGGAACCTGCAATACCGCGGGGCACACATGGTCCATAACTTGGCAAGCGCCATGTTCGGTTACATGTACGCCTGCCTTTGGATCGGCATCGGGGCCGATCACACACTCGGAGAATACGGGACACAGGGGATGATCAGTTATATTGCGTTCACGCAATCCTCTCTCTGGATCTCAGGTTTTCTCACGAATGGATTGGGTATTCCCCTATCCGTCAGGACAGGGCAGATTGCACTGGATCTGATGAGGCCTGTTCATCTGTTCACCCACCTGATGGCGCGCGAATGGGGGCAGATTGCCTACCAGTTTGTGTACAAAAGCATTCCGATCTACCTACTCTTCTCCATTGTCTTTTCCCTGCATTGGCCCTCAGACGTTTCAACACTATTCTATGCCGCACTTGGTCTTGTTGGCGCCGCATACTTGTCCATCTGCATGAACTACATCATTGGTGCCACGTCGATGTGGACCACAGAGTCCTCCTGGCTTCACTGGGGCAATCACGCGATGATGAATCTGCTGGCTGGTTTCTTCATTCCGCTGGAATGGCTACCGGACTGGCTTGAACGACTGGCCTGGCTATCACCCTATCCTTTCCTGCTCTATGTACCTACCCGAATCTACCTTGGTTTCGAAGATGGCTCCTTACTATGGGGAACCTTGCTTTGGTGTGTCTTCATGACGTTGATCTGTCTTGCGATCACCCAAGTATTACGTCGTAAAGTGGAGGTGCAAGGCGGATGA
- a CDS encoding succinylglutamate desuccinylase/aspartoacylase family protein, whose product MLVTKHVLAASSAHATPYYIVRGMMPGPVMFITSGVHGNETASMAAAQKLADDCATGRRVIQRGLLIIVPRVNQKAYAKKIRGKPDLNRTFPRRMSGKAKHPLAAAVFQLAREYRADWWLDLHEANGLSQLSSRVLGQTLITNPGSRTIPACRRVIERMNRSIAIRDRHFNLKQHELPGSARTAASRILQARSVTVETCWSLKRATRIKYQTKIVHHFLREAGMS is encoded by the coding sequence ATGCTTGTGACCAAACATGTACTGGCAGCATCCAGCGCACACGCCACTCCCTATTACATCGTACGTGGCATGATGCCGGGACCAGTGATGTTCATTACATCCGGGGTTCACGGGAATGAAACAGCGAGTATGGCCGCTGCACAAAAGCTCGCAGATGATTGTGCGACGGGTCGTCGTGTCATTCAGCGAGGGCTGCTGATTATCGTGCCACGCGTGAATCAGAAAGCCTACGCAAAGAAAATCAGAGGTAAGCCAGATCTGAATCGTACGTTTCCACGCCGTATGTCGGGCAAGGCCAAGCATCCATTGGCAGCGGCAGTTTTTCAGCTGGCGCGTGAATATCGGGCCGACTGGTGGCTCGATCTGCATGAAGCCAACGGACTTTCCCAGCTTAGTTCGCGAGTGCTTGGACAGACGCTGATTACCAACCCTGGCAGTCGCACCATTCCGGCTTGCAGGAGAGTAATCGAACGGATGAATCGGTCGATTGCGATTCGTGATCGTCATTTTAACCTCAAGCAGCATGAGTTGCCGGGATCTGCTCGTACAGCGGCTTCAAGAATATTACAAGCCCGCTCTGTTACGGTGGAGACCTGCTGGAGTCTGAAACGCGCGACACGTATCAAGTATCAGACGAAGATTGTACACCATTTTCTGCGTGAAGCGGGCATGTCATGA
- a CDS encoding ABC transporter ATP-binding protein: MTYIARTIDVTKVYEGVEVVSNVNMSIKQGEIYGFLGPNGAGKTTIMKMLTNLVKPTTGEIELFGEKLTPTSYEVLKRMGSIIEYPFFYDKLSARENLELHCEYMGFHNKKIIDNTMETVGLKDTGKKPVKDFSLGMKQRLGLARALITTPELLILDEPINGLDPVGIREMRDLFKRLSNEYRITLLVSSHILGEIEQIADTVGVIRGGRLVEEVSMESIRGSQNEYIELQAVDIRKATYVIEHQLGLSNYKLVDDQTLRIYDPGIIPSELNTKLIQHGIEIESISKRAHSLEEHFMKLVKGDEDVA; the protein is encoded by the coding sequence ATGACTTATATCGCACGAACGATAGATGTGACCAAAGTGTATGAAGGGGTCGAGGTTGTATCCAACGTCAATATGAGTATTAAGCAAGGTGAGATCTATGGGTTTCTCGGTCCGAATGGTGCAGGCAAAACAACCATCATGAAGATGCTGACCAATCTGGTTAAACCAACAACAGGAGAAATTGAACTGTTTGGGGAGAAGCTTACACCTACATCCTATGAAGTGTTGAAACGAATGGGCAGCATTATTGAATATCCTTTTTTCTATGATAAGCTGTCTGCTCGCGAGAATCTGGAGCTTCACTGTGAATACATGGGATTTCACAACAAAAAGATCATCGACAACACGATGGAAACGGTAGGGCTGAAGGATACGGGCAAGAAACCGGTCAAGGACTTCTCGCTGGGTATGAAACAGAGGCTGGGATTGGCTCGTGCACTCATAACCACACCCGAACTACTCATTTTGGATGAACCGATCAACGGATTGGACCCTGTAGGGATCCGGGAGATGCGAGATTTGTTCAAGCGCCTTAGTAATGAGTATCGCATTACCCTGTTGGTCTCTAGTCACATTCTTGGGGAGATAGAGCAAATTGCTGACACGGTTGGTGTCATTCGTGGCGGTCGCTTGGTGGAGGAAGTATCGATGGAGAGCATTCGTGGAAGTCAAAATGAGTACATCGAGTTACAGGCGGTAGATATCCGCAAAGCGACTTATGTCATTGAACACCAGCTTGGTTTGAGTAATTATAAACTGGTCGATGACCAAACGTTACGAATCTATGATCCGGGAATCATTCCATCGGAACTGAACACCAAGCTGATTCAACACGGCATTGAGATCGAATCGATATCCAAACGGGCTCATTCCCTGGAAGAACACTTCATGAAGTTGGTAAAAGGGGATGAAGACGTTGCTTAA
- a CDS encoding ATP-binding cassette domain-containing protein: MITARHLQKEFKTPVIREGRFSGLRTLFSREYVSKEAVRDISFDIGPGEFVGYIGPNGAGKSTTIKMLTGILHPTSGEVRLGGMNPHQDRRRTVVRLGVVFGQRSQLWWDLPVKDSYDILAEMYGVRAEDKKKRLSQFAELLDLESFWATPVRKLSLGQRMRADLAASMLHDPELLFLDEPTIGLDVNAKRNIRQFLRTLNETFGKTILLTTHDMDDIEQLCSRVMVINHGQLTYDGTISSLRETIGLPTLIRVTFRGAFHIPDVVSSAIQITGVEGQIVTTQVNRKEWSTMDILKQLEHWGEIEDVEMKEPDFEDIIHRVY; encoded by the coding sequence ATGATCACAGCACGGCATCTGCAAAAGGAATTCAAAACTCCTGTTATTCGCGAAGGACGTTTCTCCGGGTTACGTACGTTATTTTCACGTGAATATGTGTCCAAGGAAGCGGTACGCGATATTAGTTTTGATATCGGTCCAGGTGAATTTGTGGGTTACATCGGTCCGAACGGGGCTGGCAAGTCTACCACGATCAAAATGCTGACAGGTATCCTCCACCCAACCTCGGGCGAGGTACGGCTTGGCGGTATGAACCCGCATCAGGACAGGCGCAGAACCGTTGTTCGACTGGGCGTCGTGTTCGGACAGCGAAGCCAGCTCTGGTGGGATCTGCCCGTGAAAGATTCATATGATATTCTGGCCGAGATGTACGGCGTCCGTGCCGAGGATAAAAAGAAACGGCTGTCCCAGTTCGCCGAGCTGCTGGACCTTGAATCGTTCTGGGCCACGCCTGTTCGCAAGCTTTCGCTTGGACAACGCATGCGTGCGGATCTCGCAGCTTCCATGCTGCATGATCCGGAACTGCTTTTTCTCGATGAACCGACGATTGGACTGGATGTGAACGCAAAGCGGAACATTCGCCAATTTCTACGTACATTAAATGAAACGTTTGGCAAAACGATTTTGCTGACCACACATGACATGGACGACATAGAGCAGTTATGCAGCCGGGTCATGGTGATTAACCATGGTCAACTGACATATGACGGCACGATCTCATCGCTTCGCGAAACCATCGGACTGCCTACGTTGATTCGGGTAACGTTCCGGGGAGCGTTTCACATCCCAGATGTTGTGTCGTCCGCGATACAGATTACAGGAGTGGAAGGACAGATCGTCACCACCCAAGTGAACCGTAAGGAATGGAGCACAATGGACATTCTCAAACAGTTGGAACATTGGGGTGAGATTGAAGATGTAGAGATGAAAGAACCTGATTTTGAAGATATCATTCATCGGGTGTACTAG
- a CDS encoding ABC-2 family transporter protein — translation MKRTSWFNLYKMLIRTSIRSRMQYKFNFVMASVLAALIQISEFLMVALVLHKFGAIKGWSLHEIGYLFAIMTLSKTLYRTFGNEVHHLEKYLVNGELDQLLTRPMPVLLALLPQNFRIMAGEVLQGGFILCWSLAGMMQSGQIGWAAIPFSLFIILTGAVILFSIGLATATLGFWTTRIEELQTITEDAARTAAQYPLTLYPKWMSGILLTVIPVGFVNYIPSLYLLRGEGGAWVLVAVAAVAVLSLAASLRFWQFGMTKYQSTGS, via the coding sequence ATGAAACGAACTTCCTGGTTCAATTTATATAAAATGCTCATTCGAACAAGCATCCGCAGCCGGATGCAATACAAGTTCAATTTCGTTATGGCGTCCGTACTGGCCGCTTTAATTCAGATCTCCGAGTTTCTGATGGTTGCTCTGGTGTTGCACAAATTTGGAGCGATTAAAGGCTGGTCCCTCCATGAGATTGGTTATCTCTTCGCCATCATGACGTTATCCAAAACACTGTACCGCACATTCGGCAACGAGGTTCATCATCTGGAAAAATATCTGGTTAATGGTGAGCTTGATCAACTGTTAACCCGTCCGATGCCCGTATTGCTGGCACTGCTACCGCAAAACTTCCGCATCATGGCTGGGGAAGTCCTGCAAGGCGGGTTCATTCTCTGCTGGTCTCTGGCAGGCATGATGCAGAGCGGACAGATCGGCTGGGCTGCCATTCCTTTCTCCCTGTTCATCATCCTGACGGGGGCAGTCATTCTCTTCTCCATCGGACTCGCTACTGCCACACTCGGATTCTGGACCACACGCATCGAGGAATTACAGACGATCACCGAGGATGCAGCACGAACGGCTGCCCAATATCCGCTAACGTTATATCCCAAATGGATGTCTGGCATTCTGCTAACAGTGATTCCAGTGGGATTCGTCAACTACATTCCGTCACTCTACCTACTGCGGGGTGAAGGAGGAGCGTGGGTTCTAGTTGCTGTTGCGGCGGTTGCCGTACTGAGCTTGGCAGCAAGTCTACGTTTCTGGCAATTCGGCATGACCAAATATCAAAGTACAGGTAGCTAA
- a CDS encoding sensor histidine kinase has product MTLIFASTTAILVIVVIGMWMRLRKRSQHLSYIHEKISAILDQGTFERLLVFNSDDQVSQLLKDMNQLLDHAHRAKAGYANQEKEMRNMLSNISHDLKTPLTVVLGYSETLLHSPSLTDQERKSMTEKIQDKAQEVLRLIHSFFDLAKLESGDTELVLSRVNISELCRLKMISFYEMLTNLGLHVELDIPDDDIFVQGNEEALDRVLDNLMTNGMKYGAEGKVLGLSLEHSAGGPVTLQIWDQGKGIPESEHSRVFERMYTLEDSRNRLYQGSGLGLTITKRLVERMGGSIHLHSVPHQRTVFSVTLKAR; this is encoded by the coding sequence ATGACACTGATTTTTGCCAGTACAACAGCTATTCTAGTCATTGTGGTCATTGGAATGTGGATGAGATTGAGGAAACGCAGCCAACACCTGTCTTATATTCACGAGAAAATATCCGCTATTTTGGATCAAGGCACCTTTGAGCGCTTGCTTGTATTCAACAGTGATGATCAAGTTAGCCAGCTTCTGAAAGACATGAACCAGCTGCTGGATCATGCGCACCGCGCGAAGGCCGGTTATGCGAACCAGGAGAAGGAGATGCGCAATATGCTCTCCAACATCTCCCATGATCTGAAAACGCCGCTTACGGTTGTGCTGGGCTATAGTGAGACCTTGCTGCACAGTCCATCATTGACCGATCAGGAACGAAAGAGTATGACGGAGAAAATACAAGATAAGGCGCAGGAAGTGCTACGTCTGATTCATTCCTTTTTCGATCTGGCGAAGCTGGAATCTGGAGACACGGAGCTGGTGCTTAGTCGAGTTAATATAAGCGAATTATGCCGGTTGAAGATGATCTCCTTTTATGAAATGTTGACCAATCTCGGGTTGCATGTGGAGCTGGATATACCTGATGATGATATTTTCGTGCAAGGAAATGAAGAAGCACTGGACCGTGTGCTGGATAATCTCATGACCAATGGGATGAAATATGGAGCAGAGGGTAAGGTGCTGGGGCTGTCGCTCGAACATTCGGCAGGTGGACCTGTGACGCTACAAATCTGGGACCAAGGGAAGGGAATTCCTGAGAGTGAGCATAGCCGTGTGTTCGAACGTATGTATACACTGGAGGATTCTCGCAATCGACTCTATCAGGGCAGCGGCCTTGGACTGACGATTACGAAGCGGCTAGTTGAGCGGATGGGTGGAAGTATTCATTTACATAGTGTGCCACATCAACGGACTGTATTTTCGGTTACCTTAAAGGCCAGGTAG
- a CDS encoding response regulator transcription factor, which yields MSSQRLLLVEDDRSISEMVGPYLEKEGYDVTYAYDGLEAERQFSQSQPGYDLVILDLMLPRKSGMDVLQTIRAVSLVPVLILSAKDGEVDKALGLGFGADDYLSKPFSLIELTARIKAAIRRANYTAQPVAEVAKDQRIHLGGLVVDMETYEVEREGTPVKLTSKEFGILKLLVTHPGKVFTKAQIYASVWNDHYYGDENIINVHMRRLREKLEVDPSAPQYIKTLWGIGYKLEAEQT from the coding sequence GTGTCAAGTCAACGCTTATTGCTTGTTGAAGATGATCGTTCAATTAGTGAGATGGTCGGACCTTATCTGGAAAAAGAGGGATACGACGTCACGTATGCATATGACGGATTAGAGGCAGAACGTCAATTCAGTCAGTCACAACCGGGGTATGATCTGGTTATTCTGGACCTGATGCTGCCTCGTAAGAGTGGGATGGATGTGCTGCAGACCATTCGGGCAGTAAGTTTGGTACCTGTGCTCATTCTGTCTGCGAAGGATGGAGAAGTGGACAAAGCGCTGGGGCTGGGCTTCGGTGCTGATGATTATTTGAGCAAACCCTTCTCATTAATCGAGTTGACTGCCCGTATTAAAGCTGCGATTCGCCGCGCCAATTATACCGCTCAGCCTGTGGCTGAAGTGGCTAAAGATCAGCGTATTCACCTCGGCGGACTTGTGGTCGACATGGAGACATACGAGGTGGAACGTGAAGGTACACCCGTCAAGCTGACCTCCAAGGAATTTGGCATTCTGAAGCTATTGGTTACTCATCCCGGCAAAGTGTTCACCAAGGCTCAGATCTACGCTTCGGTCTGGAACGATCATTATTATGGAGACGAAAATATCATTAACGTACATATGCGCCGTCTAAGAGAAAAACTAGAGGTGGACCCTTCGGCTCCCCAGTATATCAAGACACTCTGGGGCATCGGATATAAGCTGGAGGCGGAGCAGACATGA